The Glaciimonas sp. PCH181 nucleotide sequence AACCTGGTGGTCACCTTCCACAGCCGCGATGCAGAAGTATGGGATGTACGCGACGGCAGCAAGGAAGAGGTACTGTCCTACTTCACCGGCATCGACGCACTGCCACGCCAGTTGCTGGAGATGCCGGACAACTGGCGCCGATGGAGCACCGCCGACCGCGAGCCGGTCGGCAACTGGACCGCCGGCCGCATCACGCTGCTGGGCGACGCCGCCCACCCGATGCTGCAGTACCTGGCGCAGGGCGCCTGCATGGCGCTGGAAGACGCAGTGACGCTGGGCGAAGCGATCAGTCACTGCAACTACGACATGACGGCCGCATTCGCACTGTACCAGCAATCGCGCATCGCCCGCACCGCCCGCGTGGTGCTGTCGGCGCGCGAAATGGGCCGGCTGTACCACGCGTCTGGTGTCGAACGCCTGGTGCGCAACGATCTTTGGAAGGGGCGCGATGCCAACGGCTTCTACAACGCCCTGGAATGGTTGTACGGCTGGACCGCCGACACCTGCCTGGCCACCGTCACCGACAAGGAGCACCAGCATGCATAACGATCTGATCGCCGCCCGCCAGTCCCTGTACGACGACATGCAGCAGCTACACCTGGCCCCACTGTGGGCCTCGCTGCACACGCTGGTGCCGAAAGAACCGACGCCGCCGTATGTGCCGGCCCTGTGGCGCTACGAAGATATCCTGCCGCACCTGCACCGCGCCGGGGAACTGATCTCGGCCGAGGAAGCCGTGCGCCGCGTGCTCGTGCTGGAAAATCCCGCTCTGCCCGGCCGGGCGTCGATCACGCAATCACTGTATGCCGGACTGCAACTGATTCTGCCGGGCGAAGTCGCTCCGGCGCATCGCCATACGCAAGCCGCGCTGCGCTTCATCGTTAGCGGCAGGGGCGCCTACACGGCCGTCGATGGCGAACGCACTATCATGCATCCCGGCGACTTCATCATCACCCCATCCTGGACTTGGCACGACCATGGCAATCCCGGCATCGACGGCCACACGGAGCCGGTGGTCTGGCTCGACGGCCTCGATATTCCGATGCTGCGCTTCTTCGACGCCGGCTTTGCCGAAAACGGTGAGGAAACAATCCAGCATGTGGCGCGCCCGGAAGGCCAGAGCTACGCCGCCTACGGCAACAACATGGCACCCGTAAAACAGCAGCATGCGACACTCAACTCGCCGGTGTTCAATTATCCCTATGCCCGCACCCGCGAGGCACTGGAAACGCTACGCCGCACCCAGGCGGTCGATGCCTGGCACGGCGTCAAGCTTCGCTACATCAACCCGTTGACCGGTGGTTCACCAATGCCGACCATCGGTGCCTGCATGCAGCTGCTGCCGAAAGGCTTCCGAGGTCAGCGCCACCGCAGCACCGACGGCACCGTCTACAACGTGGTCGAGGGCAGCGGCAGTGTAACTATCGCTAACACCCGCTTCAGCTTTGTGCCGCACGACACCTTCGTGGTGCCTTCGTGGGCCACCGTCGCTTTCGATGCGCCCGAGGACGTGGTGTTGTTCAGCTTTTCCGATCGACCGGTGCAGCAAGCCATGGGCCTGCTGCGCGAAGCCTTCCTACCCGATTAAACCTCTCATCACATCAAGAGCACATCATGACTGCCAATTTCATTTTTCCCCCGCAAGCCATCGTCGGCCTGCCCGTCAACGGTTCGGACGCCACCTTCCCGGTACGCCGCATCTACTGCGTCGGCCGTAATTACGCGGCGCACGCCCGCGAAATGGGTTTCGACCCGGATCGCGAACCGCCGTTCTTCTTCTGCAAACCGAACGATGCCGCCTCGGTGGTACCGGTGCCCGCTGGTGCCACGGCGCAACTGCCATACCCGGCCAGCACCGAGAACTACCATCATGAGATTGAGCTGGTAGTCGCCATCGGCAAGGGCGGCAAAGACATTGCGCCAGAGGAGGCGGCAGTCCACATCTTCGGTTACTCCGTCGGTTTGGATATGACGCGCCGCGACCTGCAGATGCGCATGCGCGAACAAGGCCGGCCATGGGAAATTGGCAAGGCCTTCGATTATTCGGCGCCCATCGGCCCGCTGACTCGCCTGGCCGACAGCGGCGAAGTACGTAGTGGCGCCATCGAGCTGAAAGTCGATGACAAAACCACCCAAAGCAGCGACCTCACGCACCTGATCTGGTCCGTCAGCGAAACCATCGCCCAACTGTCGACGCTGTTCGAGCTGCAGCCGGGTGACCTGATCATGACCGGCACACCCGAAGGCGTCGGCGCGGTGGTGCGCGGCCAAACCATGGTCGCGCACATCGCGGGCCTGACGCCGATTACAGTCAAGATGGTCTGATACACCGTTGCGGCCAGCCAGCAGGCCACAGAAGCCTGCCGCCTGCTGGCTGGCCGCATCCGACAACACGCGGAGACATGATGACTACCTCACCCACTATGGATGTCCAGCAGTTCATCGACGGCCATCCCTTTTCCCGCTTCCAGAAACAGCTGTTGGTATTGTGTTTTCTGGTGGTCGCCATCGACGGGTTCGACACCGCATCGATCGGCTTCATCGCCCCGGCGCTACGCGCCGAATGGCATCTGACGACCGCCAGCCTGGCGCCGCTGTTTGGCATCGGCCTGTTCGGCCTGATGTCCGGCGCGCTGCTGCTCGGCCCACTGGCGGACCGCTACGGCCGTAAGCCAGTGCTGCTGCTATCGGTTGGCTTCTTCGCCGTCGCCAGCCTGCTATCGGCCTTCGCCACCGGCCTGCCGATGCTGCTAGCGCTACGCTTTCTCACCGGCCTGGGGCTGGGCGGCGCGATGCCGAGCGCAATCACACTGACTTCCGAATACTGCCCGCAGCCACGCCGCGCCAGCCTGGTGACGCTGATGTTCTGTGGCTTCACGCTAGGTTCCGCGTTCGGCGGCCTGATCGCCGCGCAGCTTCTGGCATCGATAGGCTGGCGTGGCGTGCTGCTGATCGGCGGCGCCTTGCCGCTGTTGCTGCTACCGGTACTGTGGATGGCGCTACCGGAATCGTTGCGCTGGATGGTGATGCGCGGTCGCGGCGCCGTCGCCATCGCCGCCATCGCCTCCCGGATCAAGGCGCGATCCGAGCACACCCTGCCGCAGCTAGTGGTCAGCGATCGCAAGCTACCCGGTTCCCCGGTGGCGCAGCTGTTCCGTCCCGGCCTGCTGGGCGGCACGTTGCTGTTGTGGAGCACCTTCTTCATGAGTCTCTTGATAATCTACCTGCTCTCCAGCTGGTTGCCGATGTTGCTAAGTGGTGCGGGTCACAGCTTGTCGCAGGCGTCCTTCATCAGCTCCGCGTTCCAGATCGGCGGCACCGCCGGCGCCATCCTTCTGGGTCGCTGGATGGACCGCTACCGTCCCCAACGCGTGTTGGCGATCGCCTACCTGGCGGCAGCCGTATGCATCGTGGCTGTCGGTCTGTCGACCAATAACGTCCCCGTGCTGGTGCTGGCCGTGTTCGGCGTCGGCTTCGGCGTTAGCGGCTCGCAGGTCGGCGTCAGCGCGCTGGCGGCCGCTTTCTATCCGACCACCAGCCGCGCTACTGGCGTCAGCTGGGCCTCAGCCGTCGGCCGCAGCGGCGCAGTGGTCGGTTCCATGGTCGGTGGCGCGCTGCTAGCTGCGCAACTGAGCAACCAGGCCATTTTCCTGCTGCTGGCCATTCCCGCCGTGCTTGCCGCCTGTGCCCTGCTAGCAATGGGTCGGCTGCAAAGCCGGGCAAAATCAGCCCTTATCCCATCTCCTACCGTCACTGAAAGCACCGCAACATGAAACTGCATACCTATTACCGTAGCTCCGCGTCCTATCGCGTGCGCATTGCACTGAACCTGAAGCAGCTCAATGCCGATGAGGCCTACATCCACCTGTCGCGCAACGGCGGCGAACAATTCAGCGCCGCATTCGACGCGCTAAATCCCCAGCACCTGCTGCCAGTGCTGGAGGATGACAGCCTGCTGCTGACGCAGTCGCTAGCCATCATTGAGTACCTGGACGAGACCCGCCCTATACTGCCGCTGCTGCCATCGGACACCGCTGGACGCGCCCGCGTACGCGCGCTGTCGCAAGCAATCGCCTGCGACATCCATCCGTTGAACAATCTGCGTGTGCTGAAATACCTGAGCGAACAATTACAGGTGACACCGGACCAGAAGAATGCCTGGTATCGCCACTGGGTCACGCTCGGCCTGCAGGGACTGGAGCAGCAACTGGCGAGCGACAGCGCCACCGGAGCCTTTTGTCACGGCGACACACCGACCATGGCCGATTGCTGCCTGTCCCCGCAACTCTACAATGCGCGCCGCTTCGAATGCGATCTCTCGCCTTACCCAACGCTGACGCGCATCGACGCCAACTGCGAAGCATTGCCAGCCTTCCGCGACGCCGCACCGGATCGCCAGCGGGATGCCGAGTAGCACCACGCATCACCATAAGACATAAAGCGGAGGCTCCACCAAAATCGGCGCCGGCGTCATCGCCCGCCGAGTGTGCGCCTCCACCGATGCATCCAACTCGGATTTGTACTATGCCGGCGTGACTCAGCCGCTGTCACCGGCGCCGCAGCTGGACGTTCAGGCCGCGCGCCGCAATGTCAGGAACGGCGGTGGCGACACCACAATGCTGGTGGCGCGACTCAGTTACTTCCTGTCGAAACGAACCTCGCTGTATTCGGCGATAGGCTGCATGAACAACGCTGGCAATGCCGTCATCGCGCTCGACGCCGGCGGCTCCGTCGGCACGGGCAAGTGTCAGAGCGGCGTCATGGCGGGCATACGGCACATGTTCTAAACGGCGCGCGATCAGAACAAGCCGACGTAGTTCTTCGCCAGCTCCGCGCGCTGCATCTTGGGCTCGAACGGTGTCGCGTCGATAAAGATATGGTGCCCCGCGTTGCTTGAAGTACTACACATCAGCGCCGTAATTAGATGAAACAGCAACGCACCGCGCACTGCCTGAGTTGGCGATCTGTTTGTTACTAGCTAGGAAAATTGCTTATGAAACCTTCAAAAAAATTTGAAGCCTATGTGATGGCGTGCGGAATGGCACGCCTGGGACCAGAGGTACAAGAACCAATGGATGTTTTCATGCGGCGGCTCTGGAACGCAGCCGAGTTTGATTGGTTCAATCAAACTCGGCAAAAAAAATATCTGCTTGATGGCCTTGATCACGCAATTGATGAAGCGGCAGTTTATCGCGAGTTGATTCAAATCGCGATAAAAGTAAAACCGCTCGAAACCGCAGGGACGGCCAATTGCGATGAGTACAACAAACTCTTTCGAGCTGGAGAGTTGTGCGGAGTATTGGCGTCCAAGTCGAGCGGCGCTTTCCTAAACCTGGATATCGAGCGCGAGAGCCATTACATGTGTCAAATGTTTAGCTAGGTTGAAACAGCCGAATTGATAAAGGAAAATATGGATCAGAATTATAAGAATGATAGCAACAATCTTCAGAACGTCACCATCTCTGATTGTGATGATGCAGTAGGTTAATCACATGGAAGGTGGCTTGCTGTTAGCGCTAGGTTCGCGTTAGGAGTAATTGTATTTGTCGCTATTATGTTTGGTACGTGTGATGTTCTTCGACACTTCTTGATTAAATCGGTATCGATTGTTCATGCATGGCTTTTGTAGTTTATATATCACTTTGGCCAATGTAAATGCAATGGAGAGCCTGAATGAAAGCACTCGGACCTGTCAGAAATTCTGTGTGCGGGGCCAGAATTTCGTAATTAGTTAATCGCGTTCGTGAAGCGTACAGTGTCAACCCAGGCAAACATTGCACAAGAGGAAATGTGCCTTATTGAGCGAATTACTCCATTGCGAGAATTGGCAGACAAATACAAGTGAGTGCTCTTCAAAACTGCGTCACGAAAACATCCTGATCGCTTTTGAAGCTATTTAGATCACAAATCAAACCATGACAGCAGGGATCACGGACAGTCGGCCGCCGCCAGCGCTGTGATCAAATAGTCGACGAACGCTCGCGCCGACGGCTTCGGCATACGTCCAGGAGGGTATACACCGTGGACATCAACATCCTGCATTAACCAATCAGGAAGCACTCTGACTAGGGTTCCATTGCAGCAATTCGCCTATTGCTGGCCTCAACAAATGTCAGGAGGTAGTCGATTGAGTCTGATACACGCTCGACCGCAGCCTTTGCCGCATCCGCAACTACACCTATCGGCGAACGCGTTTGCGGGCAGTGGCGCTTGGTACATATCGGCCGCACTTTGCCTGATGCAGACCCTTGGCGTTGAATAATAGACTGGTAGCTATTGGTCGATAGCCACCAGCATCAATGCGGAACCGTGGTGAACGACAAATTTCGAATGGACTTGAGGGCTAAGATTTGTCCATTTTCAAAAAAAATAAATGGACAGCAGTGATTTTTATAAGCGCTTGATTTTAAATGCTAAATGCCAGTCCATTAGTCGATTACTTTAAAGTACCGATGGCTATAAGATTGAGTTGATCGAGCGCAAAGCTGGACATTGGACTAGCGAAAAGCTGTAACCACGGTGACGTAGAAACGCTATCGAGAAAACGATCGAAGTCGGGCCGCTACTGATTGGTCCGACTTGAAAAAGATGCTCACTTAGATGCTTACTTAGATGCGTAATAGACGCTGTGAATGGCTGAGGCCGATATCCTGATAAGGGTATCGGCCTTTTTATTGCCGTGAACAGATGCCAAGGCAGAAGATTATTTCAATCGATTTGCCAGCCCGACAAATTTTTCCATTGAGATGGTTTCAGGCCGTGCTTGCGGATCTACATCGGCATCGATCAAATCATTTTCGGTGAACATCCCCGCTAAGCCGTTACGGATGACTTTGCGGCGCTGCGTGAAGGCTTTTAGGACGACATCTTCAAGCTTTTTCTGATCACAAGCCAACGGTTCCGCAATCGGGATCATGCGCACAATTGCAGACTCAACCCGTGGTGGCGGATCGAATGCGGTCGGCGGCACGATGAACATCAATTGCATCTTGTAACGCCATTGCAGCATCACCGAAAGCCGACCGAAGGTTTTGCTGCCGGGTTCGGCGACCATGCGCTGCACCACTTCTTTTTGCAGCATAAAGTGTTGATCCTGCACCAGCGGCGCGATCTCGGTGAGGTGAAATAGTAATGGACTGGAAATGTTGTAAGGCAGATTGCCGACTACGCGCAGCTTACCTTCGCCTAGCCGGGGAATGCTGCTGAAATCAAATTTCAACGCATCGGCAGAATGAATGTGCAGCCGCGTTGTATCAAAGGTTTTCTCAAGACGCGTCACCAAATCACGATCAAGTTCAACCACATGCAACTGTTTTACCGACTTCAGCAATAGGCTGGTCATGGCTGCCAGACCGGGGCCAATCTCCACCATATTGTCATCCGCTTGCGGCGCGATTGCGGTGATGATGTCGCTCAGGACTAACTGGTCGGTGAGAAAATTCTGGCCGAAGCGCTTACGTGGAATATGTTTCATTGTGGTGATGTGTTAAAGCGATGAATTAGTGCGATGAGTTGATGCAATGCGTCGGCAAAAATAAGACACTGCGCGATGCAAAAGATAATGCCATCCGCTGCGCTCTGTTTCAGCAAACTAAACACTGGCGCGACAGGATGGCGTTTTTGCTGGATGACTCTTTAGTCTACGTTGTTCGATTACATTATTCCGCAGCGCTGGGATTCGCAGCCGAACGCACCATTTGCGCTGCCGCCTTTAACGCGGCCAGCATACTGCCATGGTCGGCCACACCCAACCCGGCAGCCGCCAAATCCAGTGCTGTCCCGTGATCGACCGAGGTGCGGATAATCGGTAGCCCCAGCGTAATATTAATACCATGGCCAAAACTGGCATATTTCAAGACCGGCAAACCTTGGTCGTGATACATCGCCAGCACGCAATCAGCCTGATCCAGATATTTTTGCTGAAATAGCGTATCGGCTGGATATGGCCCACTGACTGCCATGCCTTTGGCTTTAGCAGCCTCTAATACCGGCCCGATAACGTCGATTTCTTCGCGCCCCAGATAACCGCCTTCACCCGCATGCGGGTTTAAACCTGTCACCAAAATTCGCGGTTGGGCGATGCCAAATTTGGATCGTAAATCGTGTTCCAGAATCTCTAAGGTGCGGTTCAGACTATCGGCAGTAATTGCTGCGGCAACATCTTTCAACGCCAGGTGCGTAGTCGCCAATGCTACGCGCAACGGTGGCGTAGTGCGGTCTGTCGCCAGCATCATCACCACTTGGGCAGTGCCGGTTTTTTCGGCCAGATATTCGGTATGGCCGGTGAAATGTACACCGGCGTCATTGATAGTGCTTTTTTGTAGCGGCGCAGTAACGATGCCATCAAAGTGTTTTTCTAATGCACCGGTAATCGCAATATCCAGTGTTTTCAGAATGGTGCGTCCATTGCGCGGTTCCAGTATGCCTGGTCGCACATGCACGCTGAAGGGACAATCAACGACTGCAATCCGATCTGGGCCAAAACTCGGCAAGCCGTCATGACTAAACGCCCTTTCGGACAAAGCGACCAATTTAATCGCAGGATCCATTTCGGCTGCGATCATCGCTAAAAATGCAGCGTCGCCGATAAGGACGCTATTGATTTCAGCCCGTAGTTCCCACGCTGCCTTGATCGAAATTTCCGGTCCAATGCCAGCCGGTTCGCCGCAGGTGATAGCAAGAACCGGACGTCGGAAGACATCAGTTGGGATGGCAGAGGCAGGAAATTTCTGAGCGGTCATTGCGGAGATAAGGTAGTCATGCTGGCTGGTCTACACACCTCGCGGTCACACCATCAGGACATTTCCGCGAGGCAAATTGCGCCATTAAAGGCGCAAATTGTGTAATTAATTATCGTCTGAACGGTATTCAACGTAAGCACGGTCGCGCAACTCGCGCAGCCAGTCGTTGGTGGCTTCTTCTTGTTTACGCTCACGAATTGCCTGACGTGCAGCAAGGCGTTTGCGGTCTGATGAGACTGTGTCGGTTTTGCGCTCCAATACCTGAATCAGGTGATAGCCGAACGGTGATTCAATCGGCTCGCTGATTTGTCCCGGTTTGAGTGCATCCATGGCACGCTGAAATTCCGGCACAGTATCGCCAGGATAGATCCAACCCAGATCGCCGCCTTTAGAAGCTGACAGATCGTTTGAATACAATTTAGCCAGGTCTTCAAACGTCGCGGCATGATTATCCAGACGCTCTTTTAATTCCAGCAAACGACGCTTGGCTTCAACTGCCGACACGGTTGGCGTCACTTTGATCAAAATATGACGCGCATGCGTTTGTTCGACCGGAGCAACTGCTGCTGGCTTCTCCACATTGGCTGCCGCGCGCTTGTCATTGACTTTGATAATGTGGAAGCCGTTGGCACTTTGTAAAATCGTCGAAACCTGTCCCGGCTTTAGCGATATCACAGCATCAAGAAACAATTGCGGCAAACGATCTTGCGGACGCCATCCCAGTTCACCGCCACTAAGGGCATCTGGCGCATCGGAGTAAGTCGCCGCGACTTTGCCAAAATTACCGCCGGTACGCAGTTGTTGCATTGCTTCTTCGGCACGCTGGCGGCGCTGTGCAACTTGCGCAGCGGTAGCGTTTTCAGGTACACGGATCAAAATCTGCGCCAGATTGACTTCTTGCTGCACTGGCTGGGTGAGCTTGTTGTTCGCTTCAGCGGTCAGATAAT carries:
- the gtdA gene encoding gentisate 1,2-dioxygenase, coding for MHNDLIAARQSLYDDMQQLHLAPLWASLHTLVPKEPTPPYVPALWRYEDILPHLHRAGELISAEEAVRRVLVLENPALPGRASITQSLYAGLQLILPGEVAPAHRHTQAALRFIVSGRGAYTAVDGERTIMHPGDFIITPSWTWHDHGNPGIDGHTEPVVWLDGLDIPMLRFFDAGFAENGEETIQHVARPEGQSYAAYGNNMAPVKQQHATLNSPVFNYPYARTREALETLRRTQAVDAWHGVKLRYINPLTGGSPMPTIGACMQLLPKGFRGQRHRSTDGTVYNVVEGSGSVTIANTRFSFVPHDTFVVPSWATVAFDAPEDVVLFSFSDRPVQQAMGLLREAFLPD
- a CDS encoding fumarylacetoacetate hydrolase family protein is translated as MTANFIFPPQAIVGLPVNGSDATFPVRRIYCVGRNYAAHAREMGFDPDREPPFFFCKPNDAASVVPVPAGATAQLPYPASTENYHHEIELVVAIGKGGKDIAPEEAAVHIFGYSVGLDMTRRDLQMRMREQGRPWEIGKAFDYSAPIGPLTRLADSGEVRSGAIELKVDDKTTQSSDLTHLIWSVSETIAQLSTLFELQPGDLIMTGTPEGVGAVVRGQTMVAHIAGLTPITVKMV
- a CDS encoding MFS transporter, whose amino-acid sequence is MTTSPTMDVQQFIDGHPFSRFQKQLLVLCFLVVAIDGFDTASIGFIAPALRAEWHLTTASLAPLFGIGLFGLMSGALLLGPLADRYGRKPVLLLSVGFFAVASLLSAFATGLPMLLALRFLTGLGLGGAMPSAITLTSEYCPQPRRASLVTLMFCGFTLGSAFGGLIAAQLLASIGWRGVLLIGGALPLLLLPVLWMALPESLRWMVMRGRGAVAIAAIASRIKARSEHTLPQLVVSDRKLPGSPVAQLFRPGLLGGTLLLWSTFFMSLLIIYLLSSWLPMLLSGAGHSLSQASFISSAFQIGGTAGAILLGRWMDRYRPQRVLAIAYLAAAVCIVAVGLSTNNVPVLVLAVFGVGFGVSGSQVGVSALAAAFYPTTSRATGVSWASAVGRSGAVVGSMVGGALLAAQLSNQAIFLLLAIPAVLAACALLAMGRLQSRAKSALIPSPTVTESTAT
- the maiA gene encoding maleylacetoacetate isomerase, yielding MKLHTYYRSSASYRVRIALNLKQLNADEAYIHLSRNGGEQFSAAFDALNPQHLLPVLEDDSLLLTQSLAIIEYLDETRPILPLLPSDTAGRARVRALSQAIACDIHPLNNLRVLKYLSEQLQVTPDQKNAWYRHWVTLGLQGLEQQLASDSATGAFCHGDTPTMADCCLSPQLYNARRFECDLSPYPTLTRIDANCEALPAFRDAAPDRQRDAE
- a CDS encoding porin, translated to MGAGVIARRVCASTDASNSDLYYAGVTQPLSPAPQLDVQAARRNVRNGGGDTTMLVARLSYFLSKRTSLYSAIGCMNNAGNAVIALDAGGSVGTGKCQSGVMAGIRHMF
- the rsmA gene encoding 16S rRNA (adenine(1518)-N(6)/adenine(1519)-N(6))-dimethyltransferase RsmA, with the translated sequence MKHIPRKRFGQNFLTDQLVLSDIITAIAPQADDNMVEIGPGLAAMTSLLLKSVKQLHVVELDRDLVTRLEKTFDTTRLHIHSADALKFDFSSIPRLGEGKLRVVGNLPYNISSPLLFHLTEIAPLVQDQHFMLQKEVVQRMVAEPGSKTFGRLSVMLQWRYKMQLMFIVPPTAFDPPPRVESAIVRMIPIAEPLACDQKKLEDVVLKAFTQRRKVIRNGLAGMFTENDLIDADVDPQARPETISMEKFVGLANRLK
- the pdxA gene encoding 4-hydroxythreonine-4-phosphate dehydrogenase PdxA, yielding MTAQKFPASAIPTDVFRRPVLAITCGEPAGIGPEISIKAAWELRAEINSVLIGDAAFLAMIAAEMDPAIKLVALSERAFSHDGLPSFGPDRIAVVDCPFSVHVRPGILEPRNGRTILKTLDIAITGALEKHFDGIVTAPLQKSTINDAGVHFTGHTEYLAEKTGTAQVVMMLATDRTTPPLRVALATTHLALKDVAAAITADSLNRTLEILEHDLRSKFGIAQPRILVTGLNPHAGEGGYLGREEIDVIGPVLEAAKAKGMAVSGPYPADTLFQQKYLDQADCVLAMYHDQGLPVLKYASFGHGINITLGLPIIRTSVDHGTALDLAAAGLGVADHGSMLAALKAAAQMVRSAANPSAAE
- a CDS encoding peptidylprolyl isomerase: MRIANTPANKSVTKLVNKSATKSTLAVIIVSMLCSAVPSVWAQNSAASKSGPPTMVAPTTTAAPAPAGVTSPSTATPQTIDAIVAVVNNEVITRQELAQRLRDVIQRMKAQGVEAPPPADLQKQLLERLILERAQVQAAKEFGLSVDDKMLDTAIGRIAEQNKLSMADFRKQLDHDQIPYASFREDIRKEILLQRLREREVDNKIQITESEVDNYLTAEANNKLTQPVQQEVNLAQILIRVPENATAAQVAQRRQRAEEAMQQLRTGGNFGKVAATYSDAPDALSGGELGWRPQDRLPQLFLDAVISLKPGQVSTILQSANGFHIIKVNDKRAAANVEKPAAVAPVEQTHARHILIKVTPTVSAVEAKRRLLELKERLDNHAATFEDLAKLYSNDLSASKGGDLGWIYPGDTVPEFQRAMDALKPGQISEPIESPFGYHLIQVLERKTDTVSSDRKRLAARQAIRERKQEEATNDWLRELRDRAYVEYRSDDN